A single Prevotella sp. E15-22 DNA region contains:
- a CDS encoding Txe/YoeB family addiction module toxin codes for MKYTITYAPEAKEGLAKLKRSEPASYKKAVKLLNEIVDHPQTGTGHPEPLKGKPENRWSRQITKKHRLVYRIFETEVYVDVLSAYGHYDDK; via the coding sequence ATGAAATACACTATTACATATGCCCCCGAAGCTAAAGAGGGACTTGCCAAACTAAAGCGCAGCGAACCCGCATCTTATAAGAAAGCTGTCAAATTGCTCAACGAGATTGTAGACCATCCTCAAACTGGTACTGGCCATCCAGAACCACTGAAGGGTAAGCCTGAGAATCGTTGGAGCCGTCAGATTACCAAGAAACATCGTTTGGTGTATCGCATCTTCGAAACCGAAGTTTACGTAGATGTGCTTTCTGCTTATGGGCATTACGATGACAAGTGA